GAAACGGGAGAAGAGTATGGTTGAAATAAGATTGCCACATTCACAAATAGACACAATGACCAGTCCTGACGAAATTATTCTTGCTGGTGGGAAAAAGTTAACAGTTGTTGGTGACACACATGGACAGTTCTTTGATGTGTTGAACTTATTTCAAAAGTTTGGATTCGTTTCTGATGAGCATGTTTATTTGTTTAATGGGGATTTTGTGGATAGAGGCTCGTGGTCTTGTGAAGTGGCCTTTTACTTATTTGTGTTGAAAATCTTGTATCCTCATTcaattttcatcaacagagGAAATCATGAAACTAACGATATGAACAAAACATATGGCTTCACTGATGAGTGTGAGCATAAATACTCTCAAAAAGTATTTGAAGCATTTGCTGAATCCTTTGGAGCACTTCCTTATGCCGCTTTAATCAATGGATCTTACTTGTGTATGCATGGAGGATTGTTCTCCAGAGATGATGTcactttgaaagaaattaAGAACTTTAACCGGTTCCCAACATCTGGTTCTACTCAACCACCGAGGGATGGAATTGCCATGGAACTTTTGTGGACCGATCCTCAACCTGAAGTTGGTCGCTCTCAATCCAAAAGAGGTATTGGAATGCAATTTGGACCCGATATTACGGAGAGATTCTGTTTAAACAATAAGATTAGAAAAGTGTTAAGATCCCATGAGGTGAGAATgggaggagttgaagaagaacacaATGGGAGACTTATTACTGTTTTTAGTGCCCCTAACTACTGCGATTCTACCGGTAATTTGGGTGGTGTGGTGCACTTTGTTGAGAATCCTAAATATAATAAAGCAACGGATCAAGAAGATGGCTATAAAACTGCAGACGATCCTAACTGTCCTTGGAGCTTGCAAATTGAAACCTTCGATGCCGTTCCACATCCGGATTTAAAACCAATGGCATATTCTAAAAGTGGATTTGGTTATTAATTGAACTCTGTATTTCCCTGTATTATTTAAAGTCACCAAATGTAAATTTAATATTTATTTGCTCAGTTTCCCAGAGAAAATCAAAGTGCTGAATTTTGCCAATTTTGCAATTACATGATGAAACCCTCTTACAACCAAAATGCCACacatgatgatgatgatgacaatgaTGAGCCCGACGAATGGGATAAGCGAATCATAGCAACGGGCTGTCACGACGAGAATCTCCTGCTTCAATTGTGCCATGCAGATACTGGGGATTGGAGAATGTGTGCAAAAGAACTCGAAGCTTTTAGGAAATGCTGGAACAAAAATAATAATGATGAAAGAACTTCTACTGTTGATAATTAATAATCACTTTAATATCAGTTTGATTACATGTTCCTGTTACATAGAGAAGACTTCATCGGTTTGTAAATAGAAAACATCTGCTTAAAACGCATTTTATGTATATAAAAACCTGTCTTCACTTTTCGCACCTTTCTGCCCTGTTTATATGAACCTTTATACAATAATGGATCTGAGCGAAGACAAGCAACGAACAGCAATTACCATAGAGCTGCACCTTACAGACCTGATTTCCCTTGAACTTTCTGAAGATTCCCCGATAGAGTCCGAGTTCCTCCAAGTACAAGAAGGTAAAACCTATCGATCTGAGCAAGAgtttcaagaagaaatagatAAGCTAAAGATTGCTAGTAATAAGAAGTTCCTTACTAAATGGGAAGAGATACTACAAAAGTACTCAcaaattgatgatgatgtggAAAGTGATGAAATAGACCTTGTTACTGGGCAGATCACCATTGATAATGGCCATTTAAGATCTTTAAGAAACGAAACCAAATTCAATCAGCATAGAAATGTTTGGTCAGTCGATTATGATGCCGAAAGAGATAGGCAGAAAGCACATAAACAAGAAAAGAGGCTAAATTCTCAGAAGAATAAAGTCAAAGAACACTTGAAGGCTCAAGATCTATTCATTCTGAGTAGTTCCCACAATTATAGAAGTCCAATAAGAAAGGTTTCGCCAGATAATATTCTACTACTCGACCCTTCACCTACCAAGAAGCAGAAGTTATCCCCAACTAAAACACCCCAAAAATTGACTTTTGATGTTGGCTCTCCTAGTGAAAGTGTTGTATCGGACTCGGAAGACCTGCTAATCGAGTTACAAGTCAGCAAGACTTCCACGCCAACAAAACCGGCAGCCCATCATCCCTTCATTCTCAACGACAAGAATGATCTTAATGAGAGCAGCGAAGAAGATGTACATAATGATGAAGGAAGTAATAATCAAAACAGTGATGAAGATTCGACAGAAGACAATGAAACTGCTTCTGAAGAGGATCCTTTCATAGACAAGTCCACCAGTCTAATCATAAGTAAAAGAGATCTAGCATTCAGCATTAGGCCCTTGCTGTTATCTGATGGTTCCAGTAGTGTCATTGGGGATAATGAAGATATTTCTAGTAGCCCTGTTAACGacgaatttgaagaagagtatcTGATTGTTGTAAATCCTCAACTGTACATCAAGACATCCAAGAATCAGATATTTACATGTTGTTTTCATAGCTGCTATTACACTACCGGAAATAAGGGgatctttgaaagacaCCTACTTGAAAAA
The window above is part of the Yamadazyma tenuis chromosome 4, complete sequence genome. Proteins encoded here:
- a CDS encoding uncharacterized protein (COG:S; EggNog:ENOG503P8EV); amino-acid sequence: MDSSEDKQRTAITIESHLTDSISLELSEDSPIESEFLQVQEGKTYRSEQEFQEEIDKLKIASNKKFLTKWEEILQKYSQIDDDVESDEIDLVTGQITIDNGHLRSLRNETKFNQHRNVWSVDYDAERDRQKAHKQEKRLNSQKNKVKEHLKAQDLFISSSSHNYRSPIRKVSPDNILLLDPSPTKKQKLSPTKTPQKLTFDVGSPSESVVSDSEDSLIELQVSKTSTPTKPAAHHPFILNDKNDLNESSEEDVHNDEGSNNQNSDEDSTEDNETASEEDPFIDKSTSLIISKRDLAFSIRPLSLSDGSSSVIGDNEDISSSPVNDEFEEEYSIVNNSMVMKEIDDLFNEVDDDENKISHDFESKKSREVEVKTPRLGYDNIVNTTDTLKS
- the PPT1 gene encoding Palmitoyl-protein thioesterase 1 (BUSCO:EOG09261M78; COG:T; EggNog:ENOG503NU3F) gives rise to the protein MSETKTRALDLKNEGNKCLKENKFEDAVENYTKAIELEPTNPVFFSNRAQANIKLENYGLAISDCDQALELDPDMVKAYYRKGVALMAIFKHKEAQQNFKAILTRVPNDKLTLENYKQCGNFLKKQAFERAIAGNDKDLLINSLNYDSILIEKHWEGPELKVMVEKNGKEVVDLNIEGLNIDYLRYMIKLFKEGGKIPKKHAFAIIAKVYTLLKREKSMVEIRLPHSQIDTMTSPDEIILAGGKKLTVVGDTHGQFFDVLNLFQKFGFVSDEHVYLFNGDFVDRGSWSCEVAFYLFVLKILYPHSIFINRGNHETNDMNKTYGFTDECEHKYSQKVFEAFAESFGALPYAALINGSYLCMHGGLFSRDDVTLKEIKNFNRFPTSGSTQPPRDGIAMELLWTDPQPEVGRSQSKRGIGMQFGPDITERFCLNNKIRKVLRSHEVRMGGVEEEHNGRLITVFSAPNYCDSTGNLGGVVHFVENPKYNKATDQEDGYKTADDPNCPWSLQIETFDAVPHPDLKPMAYSKSGFGY
- the COA4 gene encoding Cytochrome oxidase assembly factor 4 (EggNog:ENOG503P6NQ; COG:S); the encoded protein is MKPSYNQNATHDDDDDNDEPDEWDKRIIATGCHDENLSLQLCHADTGDWRMCAKELEAFRKCWNKNNNDERTSTVDN